The following proteins are co-located in the Manihot esculenta cultivar AM560-2 chromosome 7, M.esculenta_v8, whole genome shotgun sequence genome:
- the LOC110618854 gene encoding nucleobase-ascorbate transporter 4, protein MGNDEMRVEMWVANCTCCQHTSPLDYFPTCPSRSHPFHCCQCVPSCPFCLQNKLAFGYCVLSCSFCPHPSTAPDGPTPETTKPVTEISNPGSETSETNKPGSETSETTKPGDKTTETSKPGDETPKTTKPGGGTPETTKPSRGGPGEPHRSTEDTIQFPISTNPSWSNPKLYGWGFQHCLVNVGSSLVVSSIMVNIGRGGNVEKAKAVQASLFAMGINTMLQIWIGTRLSVSMESSQAYTIPIISIALSTFSNYSDSLDSHQRYEEFMRRVQGASLISSIFQMVIGFSGLGKYFARHLSPLASVPLVTLTGLGLYVRGFPLVAKSIEIGLPALAILVFLTQFLPRIWKAKKEMVGQVAIVLSVSIVWIYAEILTAAGAYDNTTQQTQTYSRTDSSGLIDAAPWIKIPLPFQWGTPIFEAGDALSMMAASLVAVIESSGTFLASSKLSGAPPIPPSALTRGIGTQGIGTMIDAVFGTGNGSTASVEDAGLLGLTQVGSRRVVIVSAIFLVFLSMLGKVGAFFASIPLPIVGALHTLLFPYVASTGLEYLEYCNVNSFRSKLILGFSLFMGLSVPQYFKEYVFLTGHGPVHTGSTWFNDVIQVIFSSPPTVALIVAFFLDRTHTPRARSTWKDSGRHLKEQSDESEKTREIYDLITSLGDMCS, encoded by the exons ATGGGCAATGATGAGATGAGAGTGGAAATGTGGGTCGCAAACTGCACATGTTGCCAACATACATCTCCTCTGGATTATTTTCCAACATGTCCTTCTCGTTCCCATCCATTCCACTGTTGCCAGTGCGTCCCCAGCTGTCCTTTTTGCCTCCAAAACAAACTTGCCTTCGGTTACTGTGTCCTTTCTTGTTCTTTTTGCCCACACCCGTCCACTGCACCAGACGGACCAACACCTGAAACAACTAAACCAGTCACCGAAATTTCCAATCCAGGAAGCGAAACATCTGAAACAAACAAACCAGGAAGTGAAACATCTGAAACAACCAAACCAGGCGATAAAACAACTGAAACAAGTAAACCGGGCGACGAGACACCTAAAACAACCAAACCGGGTGGCGGAACACCTGAAACAACTAAACCtagcagaggagggccaggcgAACCACATAGGAGCACAGAAGACACCATCCAATTCCCCATTTCGACAAATCCTTCCTGGA GTAATCCAAAACTTTATGGTTGGGGATTCCAGCATTGCCTAGTGAATGTGGGAAGTAGCCTCGTCGTTTCCTCCATTATGGTCAATATTGGCCGAGGTGGCAAT GTAGAGAAAGCAAAGGCAGTACAGGCTTCGTTGTTTGCAATGGGAATAAATACAATGCTGCAGATTTGGATTGGTACTCGGCTTTCTGTGTCTATGGAATCATCCCAAGCTTACACCATTCCTATCATTTCTATTGCTTTATCAACTTTCAGTAATTATAGTGACTCACTTGATTCCCATCAG AGGTATGAGGAATTCATGAGACGTGTACAAGGAGCAAGTCTCATTTCGTCCATCTTCCAAATGGTGATTGGTTTCTCTGGTTTGGGAAAATATTTTGCTAG ACACCTTAGCCCACTGGCTTCTGTTCCTCTTGTAACTCTCACGGGACTCGGACTCTACGTCCGTGGATTTCCACTG GTGGCCAAGAGTATTGAAATTGGACTCCCAGCTTTAGCTATTCTGGTTTTCTTGACTCAG TTTCTTCCCCGCATATGGAAAGCAAAAAAAGAGATGGTTGGACAAGTAGCAATCGTATTATCTGTTTCAATTGTATGGATTTATGCAGAGATTTTGACTGCGGCTGGTGCATATGATAATACAACTCAACAAACACAAACTTATAGCCGTACTGATAGTTCTGGCCTCATTGATGCTGCTCCTTG GATAAAAATTCCACTTCCATTTCAATGGGGAACGCCCATTTTTGAAGCTGGTGATGCTCTTTCAATGATGGCTGCTTCTCTTGTAGCTGTTATTGAG TCTTCTGGTACATTTTtggcatcatcaaaactaaGCGGTGCTCCTCCTATACCTCCCAGTGCACTGACTCGTGGTATTGGCACTCAG GGAATAGGAACCATGATAGATGCAGTATTTGGAACAGGAAATGGCTCTACTGCTTCAGT GGAAGACGCTGGTCTATTGGGACTAACACAAGTAGGAAGTCGGAGGGTCGTTATAGTATCAGCAATCTTTCTGGTTTTCCTATCCATGTTAG GAAAAGTTGGGGCCTTTTTCGCTTCAATACCATTGCCAATTGTGGGAGCTCTCCACACTCTCCTCTTCCCTTATGTGG CTTCAACTGGTCTTGAATATCTGGAGTATTGCAACGTGAATAGCTTCAGATCAAAGCTCATTCTAGGTTTTTCTCTCTTCATGGGTCTCTCTGTTCCTCAATACTTCAAGGAATATGTTTTTCTTACTGGTCATGGTCCTGTTCACACTGGCTCCACCTGG TTCAATGACGTAATCCAAGTGATTTTCTCATCTCCACCAACAGTTGCTCTTATAGTTGCTTTCTTTCTGGATAGAACTCATACTCCTAGAGCCCGCTCCACCTGGAAAGACAGTGGCAGGCATTTGAAGGAGCAATCAGATGAGTCGGAAAAGACTCGAGAAATCTATGATTTAATTACTTCACTTGGTGATATGTGCTCTTAA